A genomic stretch from Cellulomonas sp. KRMCY2 includes:
- a CDS encoding ABC transporter permease yields MLRLTLAQMRRSLGRLMAAGIAICIGTAFVAATLLAGNAITRTTYDAVTTGYGDADLVVSEGEITDPTLASVAQVPGVDAVHGYLETGIELAGPSGQTYVQVTALAASPDLQTADLADGTLPARAGQIALPSDAATLLGVEVGDTVQSTETSWRVADDGKEATEARAGTLEVVGLLDVSAAAFLSTGGVAVVVPAQLESWSAFQNLGDPYYWYALVAVADGTSATAVRDALGDALPHSQLAIRTIDEQAKETTAQLTGSADVFTAIVLGFAAVALLVAALVIANTFQVLVAQRTRTLALLRCVGADRAQLHRSVILEALILGAAASLAGFVLGTVVVQVVLMVLAGTGTDVPLPSAVSMTPAVVVAPLVVGTLVTVLAALSPARAATRVSPLAALRPSDTPRVSDRSGRFRAVASALLTLGGGSALVVGMTLARDSSLMTGLGIGVLGGALSFVGVLVGSVFWVPRLVGWAGALLGRRGGTAARLAAANSIRNPRRTAATSAALFIGVTLVSMMATGAASTRIALDESLDQEFSVDVAVGTVGDGMTIPALPAGIAGQVRAIDGVASVAELTGTMVEITSGLAPGTDGGFVEARGVEPAAAGQALKAPEQIAGLDDSTVIVPRQVASWTGLTTGQVITLGQQTATWADEAAAADARSGEAAKVEPLTVEDPVGTAGGAAGGQDAEPPAVEQSFTVEVTDLPGYAVVLTPRGLASVQPDALVSRLWIRLSDDGAAEQVVGEISTVASESGVALETVGAAVERAFYQRVVNTLLAVVVGLLGVAVVIALVGVANTLSLSVLERRRESATLRAIGLSGRQLRSTLAIEGMLIAGVGAVVGACLGTFYGWAGARTLLGEISPVGLTVPWRDLGLVMTVALLAGLLASVLPGRRAARTSPVEALAVE; encoded by the coding sequence ATGCTGCGTCTGACCCTCGCCCAGATGCGACGGAGCCTCGGCCGGCTGATGGCCGCCGGGATCGCGATCTGCATCGGCACCGCCTTCGTCGCCGCGACGCTGCTGGCCGGCAACGCGATCACCCGCACGACCTACGACGCCGTGACGACCGGCTACGGCGACGCCGACCTCGTGGTCAGCGAAGGCGAGATCACCGACCCGACGCTCGCCTCGGTGGCACAGGTCCCCGGCGTCGACGCGGTGCACGGCTACCTGGAGACCGGGATCGAGCTCGCCGGCCCGAGCGGGCAGACGTACGTCCAGGTGACAGCGCTCGCGGCCTCGCCGGACCTGCAGACCGCCGATCTCGCCGACGGGACCTTGCCGGCCCGGGCCGGCCAGATCGCGCTCCCGTCGGACGCCGCGACCCTGCTCGGGGTCGAGGTCGGCGACACCGTGCAGTCCACCGAGACGTCGTGGCGCGTCGCCGACGACGGGAAGGAGGCCACCGAGGCCAGAGCCGGCACGCTCGAGGTGGTCGGCCTGCTGGACGTCTCGGCCGCCGCCTTCCTGAGCACCGGTGGCGTCGCCGTCGTCGTCCCGGCCCAGCTCGAGTCCTGGTCGGCGTTCCAGAACCTCGGCGACCCGTACTACTGGTACGCCCTGGTGGCCGTCGCCGACGGCACCTCGGCGACCGCCGTGCGGGACGCGCTGGGCGACGCCCTGCCGCACAGCCAGCTGGCGATCCGCACCATCGACGAGCAGGCCAAGGAGACCACCGCCCAGCTGACCGGCAGCGCTGACGTGTTCACCGCGATCGTGCTCGGGTTCGCCGCGGTGGCGCTGCTCGTCGCGGCCCTGGTGATCGCCAACACGTTCCAGGTCCTCGTCGCCCAGCGCACCCGCACGCTCGCCCTGCTGCGCTGCGTCGGCGCCGACCGCGCCCAGCTGCACCGCTCGGTGATCCTCGAGGCCCTGATCCTCGGGGCTGCCGCCTCCCTCGCAGGTTTCGTGCTGGGCACGGTCGTGGTCCAGGTCGTGCTGATGGTGCTCGCCGGCACCGGCACGGACGTCCCGCTGCCGTCCGCCGTGTCGATGACCCCGGCCGTCGTGGTGGCCCCGCTGGTCGTCGGCACGCTGGTCACGGTCCTCGCCGCCCTGTCACCGGCCCGGGCGGCGACCCGGGTCTCCCCGCTCGCCGCGCTGCGACCGTCCGACACGCCGCGGGTCAGCGACCGCTCCGGCCGGTTCCGTGCTGTCGCGTCGGCCCTGCTGACCCTCGGCGGCGGGTCCGCGCTCGTCGTCGGGATGACCCTGGCGCGGGACAGCTCGCTCATGACCGGTCTCGGGATCGGCGTGCTCGGCGGGGCCCTCTCGTTCGTCGGGGTGCTCGTCGGGTCCGTGTTCTGGGTGCCACGACTCGTCGGCTGGGCCGGTGCGCTCCTGGGGCGTCGCGGCGGGACCGCGGCGCGACTCGCCGCAGCCAACAGCATCCGCAACCCGCGGCGGACGGCTGCGACGAGCGCGGCCCTGTTCATCGGCGTCACGCTCGTGTCGATGATGGCCACCGGTGCCGCCAGCACGCGGATAGCACTCGACGAGAGCCTCGACCAGGAGTTCTCGGTCGACGTCGCCGTCGGCACCGTCGGGGACGGGATGACCATCCCGGCGCTGCCTGCCGGGATCGCCGGCCAGGTCCGCGCCATCGACGGCGTCGCGTCGGTCGCCGAGCTGACCGGCACGATGGTGGAGATCACCAGCGGCCTCGCTCCCGGCACGGACGGCGGGTTCGTCGAAGCCCGCGGTGTCGAGCCGGCGGCTGCCGGGCAGGCGCTCAAGGCGCCCGAGCAGATCGCGGGCCTCGACGACTCCACCGTGATCGTCCCCCGACAGGTCGCGTCGTGGACCGGCCTGACGACCGGCCAGGTGATCACCCTCGGGCAGCAGACGGCGACCTGGGCCGACGAGGCCGCGGCGGCCGATGCGCGGTCGGGCGAGGCCGCGAAGGTCGAGCCGCTCACCGTCGAGGACCCGGTCGGCACGGCAGGTGGGGCGGCAGGCGGGCAGGATGCCGAGCCGCCGGCCGTCGAGCAGTCCTTCACGGTCGAGGTCACCGACCTGCCCGGCTATGCCGTGGTGCTGACCCCGCGCGGGCTGGCGTCCGTCCAGCCCGACGCCCTGGTGAGCCGGCTGTGGATCCGGCTCAGCGACGACGGTGCGGCGGAGCAGGTCGTCGGCGAGATCAGCACCGTGGCGAGCGAGTCCGGCGTGGCGCTCGAGACCGTCGGCGCGGCCGTCGAGCGGGCCTTCTACCAGCGGGTCGTCAACACGCTGCTCGCCGTCGTCGTCGGGTTGCTGGGCGTCGCGGTGGTGATCGCCCTCGTCGGGGTGGCCAACACGCTCTCGCTCTCGGTGCTCGAACGGCGCCGCGAGTCCGCGACGCTCCGGGCCATCGGGCTCTCCGGACGCCAGCTGCGCAGCACGCTGGCGATCGAGGGGATGCTGATCGCCGGGGTCGGGGCGGTCGTCGGAGCCTGCCTCGGGACGTTCTACGGCTGGGCGGGAGCCCGGACCCTGCTCGGTGAGATCAGCCCGGTGGGCCTGACCGTGCCGTGGCGCGACCTCGGCCTGGTGATGACCGTCGCGCTCCTGGCCGGGCTGCTCGCCTCGGTGCTCCCCGGCCGACGTGCGGCCCGGACCTCGCCGGTCGAGGCGCTCGCCGTGGAGTGA
- a CDS encoding ABC transporter ATP-binding protein — MDLTTTSPKSEPPTTVTTPAGPATAVRARSLTKVYGTGEAEVRALDAVDVDFAAGAFTAIMGPSGSGKSTLMHLLAGLDSATSGTAYVGDTEITSMDDRSLTRLRRDRVGFVFQSFNLLPMFTAEQNITLPLELAGTTADPAWLETLVTTLSLADRLTHRPSELSGGQQQRVAIARALIAKPDVVFADEPTGNLDSRAGAQVLSFLRRSVRELGRTVIMVTHDPSAAAYADRVVLIADGRIAGDITDPTPESVLAGLDALRSLDEPATVR, encoded by the coding sequence GTGGACCTGACCACGACCTCGCCGAAGTCCGAGCCGCCGACGACCGTGACCACCCCCGCAGGCCCGGCCACCGCCGTCCGCGCCCGCAGCCTGACCAAGGTCTACGGCACCGGCGAGGCCGAGGTCCGGGCCCTGGACGCGGTCGACGTCGACTTCGCCGCGGGCGCCTTCACCGCGATCATGGGCCCGTCCGGGTCCGGCAAGTCGACCCTGATGCACCTGCTCGCCGGACTCGACTCGGCGACCTCGGGCACGGCGTACGTCGGCGACACCGAGATCACCTCGATGGACGACAGGTCGCTCACCCGGTTGCGCAGGGACCGGGTCGGCTTCGTCTTCCAGTCCTTCAACCTGCTGCCCATGTTCACCGCCGAGCAGAACATCACGCTCCCGCTCGAGCTCGCCGGCACGACGGCCGACCCGGCCTGGCTGGAGACGCTCGTGACGACGTTGAGCCTCGCCGACCGGCTCACGCACCGGCCGAGCGAGCTCTCCGGTGGCCAGCAGCAGCGCGTCGCGATCGCCCGCGCCCTGATCGCCAAACCCGACGTCGTCTTCGCCGACGAGCCCACCGGCAACCTGGACTCCCGGGCCGGGGCCCAGGTCCTCAGCTTCCTGCGGCGATCGGTCCGCGAGCTCGGCCGGACGGTCATCATGGTCACCCACGACCCGTCGGCGGCTGCCTATGCCGACCGTGTCGTGCTGATCGCCGACGGGCGGATCGCCGGGGACATCACCGACCCGACGCCGGAGTCGGTGCTCGCCGGCCTCGACGCCCTGCGCTCGCTCGACGAGCCGGCGACGGTCCGCTGA
- a CDS encoding response regulator transcription factor — protein MTEPTAPPIRVALVDDQQLVRAGFRMVIDSQPDLEVVVEAGDGLEALRRLALVQADVVLMDVRMPNLDGLAATARLTDPSTPLAPGAPGATRTVPRVVVLTTFDLDEYVLAAIRAGASGFLLKDAPPEEMLAAIRTVHAGDAVIAPSSTRRLLEHLVTVLPDSDPATPHPGLAELTDREREVLVLMARGRSNTEIGRDLFVAEATVKTHVGRILSKLAARDRVQAVVTAYESGLVRPGS, from the coding sequence ATGACCGAGCCGACGGCGCCACCGATCCGCGTCGCCCTCGTCGACGACCAGCAGCTCGTCCGCGCAGGCTTCCGGATGGTGATCGACTCCCAGCCCGACCTGGAGGTCGTCGTCGAGGCCGGCGACGGCCTCGAGGCGCTGCGCCGGCTCGCGCTGGTCCAGGCCGACGTCGTGCTGATGGACGTCCGGATGCCGAACCTCGACGGGCTCGCGGCCACCGCGCGCCTGACCGACCCGAGCACACCGCTCGCGCCGGGCGCACCCGGTGCGACGCGCACGGTCCCGCGCGTCGTGGTCCTGACGACCTTCGACCTGGACGAGTACGTGCTGGCCGCCATCCGGGCCGGTGCGAGCGGGTTCCTGCTCAAGGACGCCCCGCCGGAGGAGATGCTCGCAGCCATCCGGACCGTGCACGCCGGCGACGCGGTCATCGCGCCGTCGAGCACGCGTCGCCTGCTCGAGCACCTGGTCACCGTCCTGCCCGACTCGGACCCGGCCACCCCGCACCCGGGCCTGGCCGAGCTCACCGACCGCGAGCGCGAGGTGCTGGTCCTGATGGCGCGCGGCAGGTCCAACACCGAGATCGGTCGTGACCTGTTCGTCGCCGAGGCGACCGTCAAGACGCACGTCGGGCGGATCCTCTCCAAGCTCGCGGCACGCGACCGCGTCCAGGCCGTCGTGACCGCCTACGAGAGCGGTCTGGTCCGGCCCGGATCCTGA
- a CDS encoding sensor histidine kinase has product MRWWERVSTWDESQRGVVDAIGALGLALFLVPISSSLTDDSGPIGPGWWALALVVPLVWRRTHPAGSAATVFSVALLHFLLGEYLIVPADIVVLLALYSVTVHGPVWAYRTAISGALVGAALLAVVDLFSNGRAGAEYGQFSAFALTLMSLSVFAFALVRRSRRETIDSLVDRAHRLEIESDQKAQLATAAERTRIAREMHDIVAHSLSVIIAQADGGRYAAAQDPTAATRSLMTVAETGRAALADMRRLLGVLRPEQGAPTAPEPPGVPAGGGRVGGAVTDLSPQPDVADIELLVEHIRGSGVRTSLVRMGTPRRLPPGTGLTVFRICQESLTNVLKHAGPAPTATVLLQWTAASLVLEVSDDGRGAAAGTDGAGQGVLGMRERAAMLGGTLTVGPRPGGGYRVRAEIPLPRIEEHS; this is encoded by the coding sequence GTGCGGTGGTGGGAGCGCGTCAGTACCTGGGACGAGTCCCAGCGGGGTGTCGTCGACGCCATCGGGGCCCTCGGGCTCGCCCTCTTCCTGGTGCCCATCTCGTCGAGCCTGACCGACGACTCGGGCCCGATCGGACCGGGCTGGTGGGCCCTGGCGCTCGTCGTCCCGCTCGTCTGGCGTCGCACCCACCCCGCCGGATCGGCGGCGACGGTGTTCTCGGTCGCCCTCCTGCACTTCCTGCTCGGTGAGTACCTGATCGTCCCGGCCGACATCGTCGTGCTGCTGGCGCTGTACTCGGTCACCGTGCACGGCCCCGTGTGGGCCTACCGCACGGCGATCTCCGGTGCCCTGGTCGGTGCCGCCCTGCTTGCCGTTGTCGACCTGTTCAGCAACGGCCGGGCCGGCGCGGAGTACGGCCAGTTCTCGGCGTTCGCCCTCACCCTGATGTCGCTGAGCGTCTTCGCGTTCGCGCTCGTGCGCCGCTCGCGCCGGGAGACGATCGACTCCCTGGTCGACCGCGCGCACCGCCTGGAGATCGAGAGCGACCAGAAGGCGCAGCTCGCCACGGCGGCCGAGCGCACCCGGATCGCGCGCGAGATGCACGACATCGTCGCGCACTCGCTGTCGGTGATCATCGCCCAGGCCGACGGGGGCCGGTACGCAGCTGCCCAGGACCCGACCGCGGCGACCCGCTCGCTGATGACCGTCGCCGAGACCGGCCGGGCGGCGCTGGCCGACATGCGCCGGCTGCTCGGCGTGCTGCGCCCCGAGCAGGGCGCACCGACGGCACCCGAACCGCCGGGGGTGCCCGCCGGCGGCGGCCGGGTCGGCGGAGCCGTCACCGACCTGAGCCCGCAGCCCGACGTCGCCGACATCGAACTGCTCGTCGAACACATCCGCGGCAGCGGCGTGCGGACCTCGCTCGTGCGGATGGGGACGCCACGGCGGCTCCCGCCGGGTACCGGTCTCACGGTCTTCCGGATCTGCCAGGAGTCCCTGACCAACGTCCTCAAGCACGCCGGACCTGCGCCGACGGCGACCGTCCTGCTGCAGTGGACCGCAGCCTCGCTCGTCCTGGAGGTCAGCGACGACGGACGGGGCGCAGCGGCCGGGACCGACGGCGCCGGCCAGGGTGTGCTCGGCATGCGGGAGCGGGCTGCGATGCTCGGGGGCACACTGACCGTCGGACCACGTCCGGGTGGCGGCTACCGGGTGCGCGCGGAGATCCCGCTGCCCAGGATCGAGGAGCACTCATGA
- a CDS encoding response regulator transcription factor: MTKVLLAEDDPAIAEPLARALGREGYDVVVQGTGQGAIDSASGADLVILDLGLPDMDGLEVARWIRNQGLAIPILVLTARADEVDLVVGLDAGADDYVTKPFRLAELLARVRALLRRTHSDGTEEDEVVAQDVRMDLAAHRAFQGDRELHLTAKEFDLLRVLVRDAGSVVPRDGLMREVWEADPSGSTKTLDMHVSWLRRKLGDDANAPRYISTVRGMGFRFETSAP; this comes from the coding sequence ATGACGAAGGTTCTCTTGGCGGAAGACGACCCGGCCATTGCCGAGCCCTTGGCACGCGCACTGGGTCGGGAGGGCTACGACGTCGTGGTGCAAGGCACAGGTCAAGGTGCCATCGACTCCGCATCTGGCGCGGACCTCGTCATCCTCGACCTCGGCCTGCCCGACATGGACGGCCTCGAGGTCGCCCGGTGGATCCGCAACCAGGGCCTGGCCATTCCCATCCTCGTCCTGACGGCACGCGCGGACGAGGTCGACCTGGTCGTGGGCCTGGACGCCGGTGCGGACGACTACGTCACCAAGCCCTTCCGTCTCGCCGAGCTGCTCGCCCGGGTGCGTGCCCTGCTGCGCCGCACGCACAGCGACGGCACAGAGGAGGACGAGGTCGTCGCCCAGGACGTCCGGATGGACCTCGCCGCGCACCGCGCCTTCCAGGGGGACCGGGAGCTGCACCTGACGGCCAAGGAGTTCGACCTGCTGCGCGTCCTGGTCCGTGACGCCGGGTCGGTCGTGCCGCGTGACGGTCTGATGCGGGAGGTCTGGGAAGCTGACCCGAGCGGGTCGACCAAGACCCTCGACATGCACGTGTCGTGGCTGCGCCGCAAGCTCGGTGACGACGCGAACGCACCGCGGTACATCTCCACCGTGCGTGGCATGGGCTTCCGGTTCGAGACCAGCGCTCCCTGA
- a CDS encoding ATP-binding protein: MRRRVLQATIAAVTVAVVLLGIPLAFFGARLVRDAELRDLADRTAALGRQVETRMVTDRPVTEDLLEVYVGGKDGYLAASVSVALPDGTRVRAGDPVEGRGYPQIVRTDSGAVVLLTMSWWDVFWQTARVVALVIAAATVAFVAGISMASWQARRLAAPLIYLAASAEQLGSGQVRPRLEPSGVEEIDLVAAELARSADRLAGRLAAERQFAADASHQLRTPLTALSMRLEEITAATEKEEVAEEARISLEQVERLVTVVDDLLTRSRRSQGGTTEAVHLLDIVHQQEEEWFSSFAAAGRRLVVEVPGRVAVLATPGALAQVLATLIENSLRHGGGTTTVRSRPSGGSGAIVVEVTDEGPGVPDDLAPRIFEREVTSGAGTGLGLALARDLVAADGGRLELAQRRPPVFAIFLAGVPRTLDPDVVLPRGALVSNRRTWRRRRGPVR; encoded by the coding sequence ATGCGCCGTCGGGTCCTCCAGGCGACGATCGCGGCCGTCACCGTCGCCGTCGTCCTCCTCGGCATCCCGCTGGCCTTCTTCGGTGCGCGCCTGGTGCGTGACGCCGAGCTGCGCGACCTGGCCGACCGCACCGCGGCGCTCGGTCGGCAGGTCGAGACGCGGATGGTCACCGACCGGCCCGTGACCGAGGACCTGCTCGAGGTCTACGTCGGCGGGAAGGACGGGTACCTGGCCGCGTCGGTGTCCGTGGCGCTGCCCGACGGGACCCGGGTCCGCGCGGGCGATCCGGTCGAGGGGCGTGGCTACCCGCAGATCGTGCGGACGGACTCCGGGGCCGTCGTGCTCCTGACGATGTCCTGGTGGGACGTGTTCTGGCAGACGGCGCGCGTCGTCGCGCTCGTGATCGCTGCCGCGACCGTCGCCTTCGTGGCCGGGATCTCGATGGCGTCGTGGCAGGCCCGGCGGCTCGCTGCCCCGTTGATCTACCTCGCGGCGAGCGCCGAGCAGCTCGGCTCGGGACAGGTCCGCCCCCGCCTCGAGCCCTCCGGCGTCGAGGAGATCGACCTGGTCGCCGCCGAGCTCGCGCGCAGCGCCGACCGGCTGGCCGGCCGGCTCGCCGCGGAGCGGCAGTTCGCCGCCGACGCGTCCCACCAGCTGCGCACACCGCTGACCGCCCTGTCGATGCGCCTCGAGGAGATCACCGCGGCCACCGAGAAGGAGGAGGTGGCCGAGGAGGCGCGGATCTCCCTCGAGCAGGTCGAGCGGCTGGTGACGGTCGTCGACGACCTGCTGACCCGCTCCCGGCGGTCCCAGGGCGGCACGACCGAGGCGGTCCACCTGCTCGACATCGTGCACCAGCAGGAGGAGGAGTGGTTCTCGTCCTTCGCCGCAGCCGGACGTCGGCTCGTGGTGGAGGTCCCCGGGCGGGTCGCGGTGCTGGCGACGCCCGGTGCCCTCGCACAGGTGCTGGCCACGCTCATCGAGAACTCGCTCAGGCACGGCGGTGGCACGACGACCGTGCGATCGCGACCCTCCGGTGGCAGCGGGGCCATCGTCGTCGAGGTGACGGACGAGGGCCCCGGCGTGCCGGACGACCTCGCTCCGCGCATCTTCGAGCGTGAGGTGACCTCCGGCGCCGGCACCGGACTCGGCCTCGCGCTCGCCCGGGACCTGGTGGCTGCGGACGGCGGTCGCCTCGAGCTCGCGCAGCGACGTCCGCCGGTGTTCGCGATCTTCCTCGCAGGTGTGCCCAGGACGCTCGACCCGGACGTCGTCCTGCCGCGTGGTGCTCTGGTGTCCAACCGCCGGACCTGGCGACGGCGGCGCGGCCCGGTGCGTTGA
- a CDS encoding GtrA family protein: protein MRNRVLELARFGSVGLLALVVDVGLFNLLSFGPGELLDHKPLTAKIVSATVATVVSWLGNRYWTFASHRTTAPTRELIGFAVVNLIGMGIAVLCLAFSTYVLGLTSPLADNVAANVVGLALGTLFRYFAYRHLVFTGSTAVPAALAEDALTR from the coding sequence ATGCGGAACCGGGTGCTCGAGCTCGCGCGCTTCGGGTCCGTCGGCCTGCTCGCCCTCGTCGTCGACGTCGGCCTGTTCAACCTGCTGAGCTTCGGCCCGGGTGAGCTGCTGGACCACAAGCCGCTGACGGCGAAGATCGTCTCCGCGACAGTGGCCACCGTCGTGTCCTGGCTCGGGAACCGCTACTGGACCTTCGCCTCGCACCGGACGACCGCCCCGACCCGTGAGCTGATCGGCTTCGCCGTCGTCAACCTGATCGGCATGGGCATCGCCGTGCTCTGCCTGGCGTTCTCGACCTACGTCCTGGGCCTCACCTCGCCGTTGGCGGACAACGTCGCGGCGAACGTCGTCGGTCTCGCGCTCGGCACGCTGTTCCGCTACTTCGCCTACCGGCACCTGGTGTTCACCGGCTCGACGGCCGTCCCGGCCGCCCTCGCCGAGGATGCCCTGACCCGCTAG
- a CDS encoding 5-(carboxyamino)imidazole ribonucleotide synthase, with amino-acid sequence MMTPAATALGIHLRVLVEGPSTSAARVVVDAPVGAPREARAVLDLVAGPPRADVLTFEHEHIPADVLRQVQAGGTPVRPSPAALLHAQDKIVMRRGLTALGVPCPRWSELPDAAALTSFLETVGGEAVVKTSRGGYDGKGVRVVRSAAEVAEWFAAAGTGGPALLAEEKVPFVRELAVLLARRPSGEVRVWPVVETVQADGVCSEVIAPAPGLDPAVEQAAVQAALRIAEGLDVTGVLAVELFEVAGVDGAPGTVLVNELAMRPHNSGHWTIDGAVTNQFEQHLRAVLDLPLGDPAPRARWSVMANVLGSSLDRLTDALHDVVGADHGVRVHLYGKDIRPGRKLGHVTVCGDDLADVRARALAAAARLRGDFTS; translated from the coding sequence ATGATGACGCCCGCGGCGACGGCGCTCGGCATCCACCTGCGGGTCCTGGTCGAGGGCCCGTCGACGTCGGCGGCCCGGGTCGTGGTCGACGCACCGGTCGGAGCGCCCCGCGAGGCCCGCGCCGTCCTCGACCTGGTCGCCGGCCCGCCGCGGGCCGATGTGCTGACCTTCGAGCACGAGCACATCCCGGCCGACGTCCTGCGCCAGGTGCAGGCCGGGGGCACCCCCGTGCGCCCGTCGCCCGCCGCTCTGCTGCACGCCCAGGACAAGATCGTCATGCGCCGCGGTCTCACGGCGCTCGGTGTCCCGTGCCCTCGCTGGTCCGAGCTCCCCGATGCCGCCGCCCTGACGTCGTTCCTCGAGACGGTCGGCGGTGAGGCAGTGGTCAAGACCTCCCGCGGGGGCTACGACGGCAAGGGCGTGCGGGTCGTACGGTCCGCCGCCGAGGTCGCGGAGTGGTTCGCCGCCGCGGGCACCGGCGGGCCGGCGCTGCTGGCCGAGGAGAAGGTGCCCTTCGTGCGGGAGCTGGCTGTTCTGCTCGCACGGCGGCCGTCCGGCGAGGTCCGGGTGTGGCCGGTGGTCGAGACGGTCCAGGCCGACGGCGTCTGCTCGGAGGTCATCGCACCGGCGCCGGGCCTCGACCCGGCGGTCGAGCAGGCCGCGGTGCAGGCGGCGCTGCGCATCGCCGAGGGCCTTGACGTCACCGGCGTCCTGGCTGTCGAGCTCTTCGAGGTGGCCGGGGTCGACGGGGCGCCGGGCACCGTGCTGGTCAACGAGCTCGCGATGCGGCCGCACAACTCCGGCCACTGGACCATCGACGGCGCGGTGACCAACCAGTTCGAGCAGCATCTGCGCGCCGTCCTCGACCTGCCGCTGGGCGATCCTGCCCCCCGTGCGCGGTGGTCGGTCATGGCGAACGTCCTCGGCAGCTCCCTCGACCGGCTCACCGACGCGCTGCACGACGTCGTCGGTGCGGACCACGGGGTCCGGGTGCACCTGTACGGCAAGGACATCCGCCCTGGTCGCAAGCTCGGCCACGTGACCGTCTGCGGCGACGACCTGGCCGATGTCCGGGCCCGGGCACTGGCCGCCGCGGCCCGACTTCGGGGAGACTTCACGTCATGA
- the purE gene encoding 5-(carboxyamino)imidazole ribonucleotide mutase yields the protein MSEQPLVGVVMGSDSDWPVMQAAADALAEFDVACEVDVVSAHRMPQEMIDYGRGAAARGLRVIIAGAGGAAHLPGMLAAVTTLPVIGVPVPLAHLDGLDSLLSIVQMPAGVPVATVSVGGARNAGLLAVRILAAGTGSPEDAARLAERMAAFQTDLRDQAHAKGERLRARHPGGRPAPTGFARPPNDLSDP from the coding sequence ATGAGCGAGCAGCCGCTGGTCGGCGTGGTGATGGGGTCGGACTCCGACTGGCCGGTGATGCAGGCTGCGGCCGACGCGCTCGCCGAGTTCGACGTGGCGTGCGAGGTGGACGTCGTCTCGGCGCACCGGATGCCGCAGGAGATGATCGACTACGGGCGAGGGGCTGCGGCGCGCGGCCTGCGGGTGATCATCGCGGGCGCCGGTGGGGCTGCGCACCTGCCCGGCATGCTCGCTGCGGTCACCACGTTGCCGGTGATCGGCGTCCCCGTCCCGCTCGCGCACCTGGACGGCCTCGACTCGCTGCTGTCGATCGTGCAGATGCCGGCGGGCGTCCCGGTGGCCACCGTCTCGGTCGGCGGGGCGCGCAACGCGGGTCTGCTCGCGGTCCGCATCCTCGCGGCCGGCACCGGTTCGCCCGAGGACGCCGCTCGCCTGGCCGAGCGGATGGCCGCGTTCCAGACGGACCTGCGCGACCAGGCCCACGCCAAGGGTGAGCGCCTGCGCGCGCGTCACCCCGGCGGCCGCCCGGCCCCCACCGGCTTCGCCCGCCCCCCGAATGACCTGTCGGACCCGTGA